Proteins co-encoded in one Chthoniobacterales bacterium genomic window:
- a CDS encoding acyl-CoA reductase has translation MVQLVALELGHAEILDGFRPYGGRLARAIAPESILHIVSGNTPHAALQSLLRGLLLGAHNRVKVPAVGLPEVDAFRANLPPDLAARVELSSSLPDAWLREAGAMAIFGSDETIAHFRAKVSPGVPFQAHGHRVSLAIVFDDPACESAASAARDVSLYDQQGCLSPHDIYVDESRGLSARTYAARLAEAMDAFNRATPRRALSVGGNAAIADLRASYAFRSASDPRVQLWTSATGTDWTVIYEEDPWFATSPLDRVVFVKPLPAAGLASALAPVASWLGAIGIWPATEVNAARIATLGASRICPLGRMQFPPVTWHAEGLPNLASLVRWVDFEAVDGL, from the coding sequence TTGGTCCAGCTCGTCGCGCTCGAGTTGGGGCATGCGGAGATTCTCGACGGTTTCCGCCCCTACGGTGGGCGCCTCGCGCGGGCGATCGCTCCAGAAAGCATCCTTCACATCGTGAGCGGGAACACCCCGCACGCCGCGCTGCAAAGCCTGCTCCGCGGCCTGCTTCTCGGTGCGCACAATCGCGTGAAGGTCCCCGCCGTCGGCCTTCCCGAAGTGGACGCCTTTCGGGCGAATCTTCCGCCAGATCTCGCCGCGCGCGTCGAGCTGAGTTCCTCGCTTCCCGATGCCTGGCTGCGCGAGGCCGGGGCCATGGCGATCTTCGGTAGCGACGAGACGATCGCCCACTTTCGCGCGAAAGTTTCGCCCGGGGTGCCCTTCCAGGCCCACGGGCATCGGGTGAGTCTCGCGATCGTGTTCGACGATCCCGCGTGCGAATCCGCCGCGAGCGCCGCGCGCGACGTCTCGCTCTACGACCAGCAGGGCTGCCTCTCTCCGCACGACATCTACGTCGACGAATCTCGCGGCCTCTCCGCGCGGACCTACGCCGCGAGGCTTGCGGAAGCCATGGACGCCTTCAATCGAGCCACGCCTCGGCGTGCGCTCAGCGTTGGCGGCAATGCGGCCATCGCCGACCTCCGCGCCAGCTATGCCTTTCGCTCGGCGAGCGATCCGCGAGTGCAGTTGTGGACCAGCGCCACCGGCACGGATTGGACCGTGATTTACGAAGAAGATCCCTGGTTTGCGACATCCCCGCTGGACCGCGTCGTCTTCGTGAAGCCTCTCCCCGCCGCCGGCCTCGCCAGCGCGCTCGCACCCGTCGCCAGCTGGCTCGGCGCGATCGGCATCTGGCCCGCGACCGAGGTGAACGCCGCCAGGATCGCGACGCTCGGCGCCTCCCGCATCTGCCCGCTTGGCCGCATGCAATTTCCCCCCGTGACATGGCATGCGGAGGGGTTGCCAAACCTCGCCTCGCTGGTGAGATGGGTTGATTTCGAGGCGGTGGACGGCTTATAA
- the infA gene encoding translation initiation factor IF-1: MSKEEALSAQGIVTEVLPGTMFRVKLGNGHIVLAHISGKMRKHFIRIVPGDAVTVELSPYDLTKARITFRESGGPPRPSA; the protein is encoded by the coding sequence ATGTCAAAGGAAGAGGCTCTTTCCGCCCAAGGCATCGTCACCGAGGTTCTTCCTGGCACGATGTTTCGCGTAAAGCTCGGCAATGGCCACATCGTGCTCGCCCACATCTCCGGCAAGATGCGCAAACATTTCATCCGCATCGTGCCCGGCGATGCCGTCACGGTGGAGCTTTCACCCTATGATCTGACGAAAGCCCGCATCACGTTCCGCGAATCCGGCGGGCCGCCCCGGCCGTCCGCTTGA